Proteins from one Gossypium raimondii isolate GPD5lz chromosome 8, ASM2569854v1, whole genome shotgun sequence genomic window:
- the LOC105790752 gene encoding probable glutathione peroxidase 4 — translation MGASESVPQKSIHEFTVKNSKGQDVDLSTYKGKVLLVVNVASKCGFTDSNYTQLTELYNKYKDKGLEILAFPCNQFLKQEPGTSQEAEEFACKRYKAEYPIFKKVRCNGPNTEPVFKFLKAKKSGFLGSRIKWNFTKFLVDKDGNVLSRYSPTTTPLAIEGDIKKALGVDT, via the exons ATGGGTGCGTCTGAATCAGTTCCTCAGAAATCAATCCATGAATTCACTGTCAAG AATAGCAAAGGCCAGGACGTGGACCTTAGCACGTACAAAGGAAAGGTTCTCCTTGTGGTTAATGTTGCTTCTAAATG TGGGTTTACGGATTCAAATTACACCCAGTTGACTGAGCTTTACAACAAATACAAGGACAAAG GGTTGGAGATCTTGGCATTTCCTTGCAATCAGTTTTTGAAGCAAGAACCAGGTACCAGCCAAGAGGCAGAAGAGTTTGCTTGCAAAAGATACAAGGCTGAATATCCTATTTTCAAAAAG gttcGTTGCAACGGGCCGAATACAGAACCTGTCTTCAAGTTCTTAAAAGCAAAGAAATCTGGTTTCTTGGGATCTAGGATAAAGTGGAACTTCACTAAGTTTTTAGTTGATAAGGATGGTAACGTCCTCTCTCGCTATAGCCCAACCACCACACCACTGGCCATAGAG GGTGACATCAAGAAAGCATTGGGAGTGGATACGTGA